A segment of the Streptomyces sp. L2 genome:
AGCCCGTCGTGACCGGACGGCCCCGGCCCCGCCCGATGGGATCATGTGCCCATGGGCAGGGACACGGAGCCGGGAATCGAGACGATCGCCGTACCGCCGGGATGGGTGACCCTGTCGGACCGGCGGACGGACCGCAGGTGGTCCGTCGAGGTCGGGCCGTTCCGCCTCGGACGGTTCCAGGTCACCCAGGCACTGTACGAACAACTCACCGGCGAGCGGCCGGGAAGCGCCCACGGGGACGGGCTGCCCGTCGAGGGCGTCTCCTGGTGGGACGCCGTCCGGTTCTGCAACGCCCTTTCGGAGCGGGCCCGGTTCACACCCGCCTACCGCTTCCCGGCCGGGGACGAGACCGTCGAGTGGGACCGGTCGGCCGACGGCTACCGCCTGCCGACCGAGGCCGAGTGGGAGCACGCCTGCCGCTCCGGCACGACCGGCCCCCGCTACGGCCCGCTCGACGAGATCGCCTGGCACCGCGCCAACTCGCAGGACAGGGTCCACGAGGTGGGCGGCAGACAGCCGAACCCGTGGGGCCTGTACGACATGCTCGGCAACGTCTGGGAGTGGTGCTGGGACCTCTACGACCCCGACGTCTACGGCACCTACCGCGTCCTGCGCGGCGGCGGCTGGTTCGACGAACACTGGAGCTGCCGAGCCTCCGTACGCCGCCGCAGCCACCCCACGTTCCGAGTCGACGACGTGGGCTTCCGCGTCGCCCGGTCGGCTGGGCGCTGACCGCCCGCCGCCGGGAGATCTACACAGGGCTCGGCGCGTCGCGGTCGTCCTCGACGTGGATGACACGCAGTTCGGTGCCGTCCCGGTCGCGCTTGCCGCGCCCGTACATCCCGACGGCTGTCTGCGACCGATCACCGGGCTCGCCGGGTGCGACGTAGGTGAGGACGTCACGATGGTGCCCGGTGACGACCCAGCCCTCGGCCGCGCTGGGCTCGATCACTCCGAAGTCCCCCGCCGGCGACCCCACACGCACCGGTCCGAACGCCGTACGTCGACGAGCATCTCGGTGTCCATGGCGATCATCCTGCCCCAAGGCACTGACAGCGCCCCGGGAGTCGGGACCACGGTTCACAGCCAGCCTCGCTCCTTGGCGATGACCGCTGCCTGGAAGCGGTTGGAGGCGCCGAGGCGGGTCATGAGGTCGGCGACGTAGCGGCGGAAGGTGCGCAGGGAGACGCCCATGCGGCGGGCGCCGACCTCGTCCTTCTCCACCTCGCACAGCACGCGCAGCACCTCGCGTTCGGCCTCGCTCAGCGTCTCCTGCGCGGCGCCGGCCCCGCTCACGCAGCGGGCGCCCGCCCAGACCTGTTCGAAGAGGTTCACCATGCCCTGGACGACCCCGGCCTGCCGTACGACGAGGGCGCCGCGGGCGCTGTCGGCGGGGTCGACGGGGAGGACGGCGAGACTGCCGTCGTAGATGATGAGGCGTTCCACGGACTGGTCGGTGTAGCGGACCTGCGCGCCCTGGGCCACGATCTCGCGCAGGTAGGCCAGGGTCAGCGGGTCCTCCACGGCCTCCCGGCTGACGATCGTGCGCAGGGTCAGCCCGCGCCGCAGGCAGCGCAGGTCCAGCGGGCGGCACGCGGCGATCATCTCCGGCTCGAACGCGCCGCCCGGCTGCAGGCCCAGCACCTCGTTGTGGGCGAAGAAGGCCAGGTCGTCCAGGCGTTCACGGATCTCCCGCAGGCCGGTCAGCCGCTCGATGTCCAGCGGGGTGTCCCGGGCGCTGCCCTGCCGGAAGCTCTCGGCGAGGGCACTGATGCTGCCCCGGGCGGAGGAGACGCGGCGCAGTTCGTCGTTCAGCTCGGCGAACCGCTGCTCGACGAGCCGTTCGATGCCGATGACCGGATCGACCGCCTTGAGCGAGCCGTCCTCGTCGGCGCGCAGCAGCCCGAACTCCGTCAGCCGGCCCAGGACGGCCTGTGCCTGGTCCGGCTCGGTGCCGAGCGCCTCGGCCGTGGACTCGGCGGTGCTGCGCGGATGCTTGAGGCAGCACTCGTAGGCACGTACGTCCTCGGTGCTCAGTCCGAGGCAGGACAGATCCAACATGGCTTCGTTCTCCCCCTGGGGCCGGCCCGTGGGGCGGACCGGACCAGAAATATACGTTCTGGAAGGAATGTTTTGACGCCGCGTCGTGATGCGGTGCGCCGTGCTCCGGTGGCGCGTGCGGTGGGGGGTGCGGTGGCGTGCGGGTGCGGGCGGAGTCAGGTGCGGGCGGACTCGGGTGCGGTATACGTGGCGACGGGCCGCCGCTCGGGGTGCAGGACGTCGCGCAGGGTGTTCCAGATCTTCTCCAGCCACTCCACCGGGCTGATGCCGGCCGCCGAGAGGGTGGCGGACTGCACGGCGGAGACGAGGGCGAGCAGCACTTCCACGACATCCGAGGCGGGGCAGCAGGGGTTGATCTCTCCCTCGCGCCGGGCCAGTTCGACCAGGTCGGTCATGTGGCCCTGGATGTCCAGCAGCAGGTTCTCCTGTCGGTCGCCCGCCAGTAGCCGCTCCTCCACGAGCCGGAACGCCGCCCGCAGCCGGATGCCCTCGTGCAGTTCCCGGGCCAGGGTGCGGACGACCGTGCCGAGCCGGGTCATCGGTGAGTCCCCGGAGGCCTCGGCCTTCGCCGCCGCCGACTGCCAGAACTCCCGCCCGGACTCGACCAGCGCGTCGGCGAGGTCGTCCTTCGACGAGAAGTGGCCGTACAGCGCGCCCTTCGTCATGCCGATGCGGTCGGCGACCGCGTTCATCGTCGTGTGGGCGTAACCGTGCGCCGCGAACTCCAGCGCGGCGGCGTCCAGCACGTGCTGCCGGGTGCGACGGGCGCGCTCCTGCTTCACGACTTTGGCCATGGCCCACCTTCTGTCATCGTCCAGGCTGTGCCCACAAAGATACCATCCCGAAGGAATGTTTCTAAGCCCTGCGGCTGGTCCGGAGAGCACGGGTTCCGGCCGGTTCCGCGGGCCCGCCTCCTCCCTCCCGTCGGCGTGGGGCGGGGAGGGGAGGGGGAGGCGGGCCGGTGTCCGTCAGCGGTGCGGACCGCCGATGTGGTGCGGACCGCCCAAGTGGTGCGGACCGCCGGCGCGCGGCAACGGGCCCGGGGCGTACGGCAGTACGTCCCACCCCTCGTCCCGCGCCCGCCGGGCCAGCTCCGGGTCACGCGCGACGACCGCCGGGTGCCCGACCGAGCGCAGCATGGGCAGGTCGCTCACGTGGTCGCCGTAGGCGTGGCAGCCGGTGGGGTCCATGCCC
Coding sequences within it:
- a CDS encoding SUMF1/EgtB/PvdO family nonheme iron enzyme, whose product is MGRDTEPGIETIAVPPGWVTLSDRRTDRRWSVEVGPFRLGRFQVTQALYEQLTGERPGSAHGDGLPVEGVSWWDAVRFCNALSERARFTPAYRFPAGDETVEWDRSADGYRLPTEAEWEHACRSGTTGPRYGPLDEIAWHRANSQDRVHEVGGRQPNPWGLYDMLGNVWEWCWDLYDPDVYGTYRVLRGGGWFDEHWSCRASVRRRSHPTFRVDDVGFRVARSAGR
- a CDS encoding LuxR family transcriptional regulator, giving the protein MLDLSCLGLSTEDVRAYECCLKHPRSTAESTAEALGTEPDQAQAVLGRLTEFGLLRADEDGSLKAVDPVIGIERLVEQRFAELNDELRRVSSARGSISALAESFRQGSARDTPLDIERLTGLREIRERLDDLAFFAHNEVLGLQPGGAFEPEMIAACRPLDLRCLRRGLTLRTIVSREAVEDPLTLAYLREIVAQGAQVRYTDQSVERLIIYDGSLAVLPVDPADSARGALVVRQAGVVQGMVNLFEQVWAGARCVSGAGAAQETLSEAEREVLRVLCEVEKDEVGARRMGVSLRTFRRYVADLMTRLGASNRFQAAVIAKERGWL
- a CDS encoding TetR/AcrR family transcriptional regulator; amino-acid sequence: MAKVVKQERARRTRQHVLDAAALEFAAHGYAHTTMNAVADRIGMTKGALYGHFSSKDDLADALVESGREFWQSAAAKAEASGDSPMTRLGTVVRTLARELHEGIRLRAAFRLVEERLLAGDRQENLLLDIQGHMTDLVELARREGEINPCCPASDVVEVLLALVSAVQSATLSAAGISPVEWLEKIWNTLRDVLHPERRPVATYTAPESART